ATACCCAACAGAAGTTTCACACTGACATGTCATGCCAAATGACATTTGCATTCAATGGGATTTAATTTATATCCAAAAACtgaattacgtttttttttttttaacacaaatgtTTCTCTAATATCTTGATCTTGTCTAATCTATTGTAGTAAAACCTCTTAACTAAATTGAGAACAGTATGCCAAAATTATGTttcaatgaaacaaagaaaacagacattAATCCTTGGCCACTGAAATGACAACCTTTGGCAGAAGaaaccacttttttttctttttccgaCAGttgtaaactaaaaaaaaaaaagcttataaatacatttcattggAGCAACAGTACAACTTTCACAACTTGGAGAGTGACAATTAATTCTAGGCTTCCTGTGATCAAAACCCCAACTGAAAATATAACCAAGTCTAACTCAGAATGAATGACTTGGGTGTGCAGCCTTTCTGAGATGAGCGGGCACTAAGACTCTTAGCTCCAACTGCAGAGCAGACAGGAGATGCAACAAAGCACCGTCTTCTGGTCTGTGATCCGATCCTCCGTGGAAGTCACTGCGACTGTGTGGCCTGACTGACCTGAAAATAGGTCATCAGAGCGCAGGCTTCTCCTTCTACGTGTTATGTGTCTCTCCGACATAAACCTGAGGAAGGATAAGTGCTGAACTCCTCCTTCTTCGTGAGAAACTTGGGAGTGATGTGGAAGGTGCTCTCCTTAAAAGATGTCCCCCTGTCACCACTGGGTGGAGGGAGAGGCTGAGGTTGGTGCTTTGAAGGGGGCGAGATGGGTGTCTTCTCCACCCTCTGTGAATTCCTCTCCCCAAAGTGGTCTCCACCAGTCCTCTCTTTGGACAGGGGAGGGCGATGCATAGTGCAGAGATGTGACAAGACATTCACTCAATGTTTCTGtcagattgggggggggggggggagagggagattAAGATTCAAACAGGAACTGGGAGAGTCCTTTGCTTCCTACATCCATTCTCTAGAATGGCTGACAGTTTGTTTAGCTTGGCCGACACTGTACTTGTCCCTCTGAGCTGTCTTCGTCATCTGAGCCATCCGGGCCGACGCCATGCAGGCCGACGCCACGCAGGCCTGTGATGCGATAGCCCATGTTGAGCAGCATTACCTCCAGCGGATCAGCGTTCATACGTCGCTGGTTCGCCTGAGCAGCACTCTCCATGTCCTCCACCACTCGCCCGTTCtcagtctctgtctgtttcatgAGAAAGGGATACAGAATCAGCTGTaatggttcttttttttttgtacatcaaATGAACTGAGCTGACATTTTGAGTGACAGTGGctcagtaaaataaaataaaaaacacatattgTACTGTTCCCATATGACCAATCAATACAATTGTAAAAGTCCAAGAATCCGTAAGATTTTGGAAaccatgacacacactgtgCCACAACTTCTGTCAAAATATGACTAAATGTATATATTAATGCACAGAAGTTACAGTTGTTTACCTCTGGTCTGGGGCTCCATAATCGAACCACAGGGTCAATACCACTCGTAGCCAAGAAGCAGTAGCTGGGGTGTGGCTGCAGGCAGTTGACTATGGACTCATCTCCCTGCAGGATCCTCACCAGATTAGTGGTCTCCTTTTCCCAGATAAAGAAGGAACCGTCATCTGAGCCGCTGACAATGTATTGGCCTTTGCTGTAGAGAAAAGGAAACCTCTCAGACCATGTTCTTGGGACATGTCGTATTTAGTATCTATCGCAAAATTTTGCAACCGTTTTACATCGAACTTCTTTCACAGAACACAAGACCGTTTAATGTGTGAAACATTTCCCACTTCTGATGTGAAAGGTAACTCAGCAGGGCATTCTGATATACAAATGGGCACTGAGCTCTGTATTACATTGTCTTCATGATTTTAAAGTAGATATTTTAAACTTTATAAGAAATGTTTGACTTTTGCCCCATCACAAAACCTAGTCTTGAGCTACAGAGCTCGTGACTGCCCCCTAGTGAGGCCTCAGCAGACTGGGAGTGAGATCTACCGACCTTCCAAAGAAGTTGGCCTCTTTGATATCAGTGGTGGTGTTGCAGTGACCACAGTATCTGTGCTTGTAGTCAAAGCTGCGCTCTCTCAGCACCAACTCATCTTCAGGGATGGACTCCTTCCGACTGAATGAGTGGAATCGAATGGAGCTGTTGGCCTTCTTATCTTCTGCTGCTGAGGGGAACAAAATAAACGTATTAACACAACACTCACTTGTACACagttacaaataaacaaaagctGTCTTACTTACTCTTGAAATGGAACACTAACATTTATATGCATAGTTACACATATTCAACACAGTTGTTGACTTATAGTACCAGTGTCTAAGCCGGACTTGTTTTAGCTTGTATAAAATTCTCCGTTTCATTCTCCCAACTGAATATACATACTTTGTAAGTACAGTGTCAGTGTGGTTTGTGTGTTCATTTCAAGATGAAAACTGTGTACATTTAACAAATGGGAGCTGCTGCAAATCAGAAATACCAGTTCACTCTTTTCTACCTGTTTCTGTCTTGGTGAAGAGTGCAGCCTTGATATCTTTATCCAAGGAATCGCAGGCACTACTGTGCGCCTGCTCTGGAAACTTTCCTTTGAAATCATCAAGACACTCCAGAGCTTCGGACACATACTTCAGCTCAAACAGACACCGTGCCAGCCTAAAATGAGCCTTCAGATGACCAGGGTTTAGAGTCAGAGCCTTCAGGCAGTCCCTGAGAGCATCATAATGGTCTCCATCCCTGTGAATCACACATGTCAACTAACACTTGATACCTGCTTTTATAGCACTCATGAGAAGATGATGGTGTCTGTGCAGTGATACAATGAGGCCTACCACTTGCGCTTCATGTATGCTGCTGCCCGGTTCCCATACAGCATGGCGTTGCAGCTGGCATGATGAATGCCTAAACTGTACAGCTGAATGGCCTGCGTCCACTGCTGACGTGCAAACGCATCATTAGCTTGTTGCTTTAACATCTCCAAGTGAGCGGGGAGCTCAGAAGAACTAAAACAAATACAGCAAAGGAAAACATAACTCAAGTGTGTACATGCTCAAACCTTTAAAGATCTCATAGTATGCTCATTTTCATATTCATacttgtttattttatgtttctactaggacatgctttgatgttcaaaaaacactttctcatactgtctgaatataccaGGGGCATGATCAGCCCTagcaaaatgtttatttaaactgaaacagGGATGCGTTGAACACCCTGCTGTGTGCGCAAGCgtactgcctttttattaccacaagttCATACACAAGGCTGCTGATTGGATAACgtctctgacacaccaaccaaacgagagaaaaaacacacacacacacacacacacacacacacacacacacacacacacatcccaggAAACATGGCGTTAAACCCGGAAACCGAagcaaaacggtgcacaccATTTTGcgattgaacgtgcccctgtATTCattctctgtctgaaacgctccgttttggTGCCTCTCTCTTTAAGCCAGTCCAAACGTAgttaaaacgagaactctgtacagtgtgtctactgaaaaaccgaactagcttaccacaataatagcatgacgtcaatgcttcagcatctcaacagaaaacatttctcatccgtTCCACGAATTGGACCCGACTAAcgtaaatcacggagttgtatggacgatgaaactacaccaaacacaacaactaccaaaaacaaagacaagaaaatacgtagcagtgaccacaatatgatctaaagagccgaattgttgactatcccgtcggagaaacagctgactgctgcgcaccattttctctcactctcttcacggagaaacagctgatcaacaatctactagcataagtgtaacagagctcaatctattttaatctatatattatatataaattaaaatagattgagtataattaatatttactagggctgtcaatcgattaaaaaaatttaatctaattaattacatactctgtgattaattgaaattaatcgcatacataattaacggtgcctgaaccaatactttttaagaaagtaaaaaaagaaaagaaaaaaaagggtactaaacaacagtgtggcattaaagaacggcttgtttattgctaaggccatatggtcaaaatgaatgatttaatgataatgtataacaataactaatttcagtagtaaattgctgttgaaccatcagataggaaaaggacatttacaataacttcaaatgcaccacgaggctgtagtataccagtttcattgaacgcaccgtctgtgttgtttctccggcagctgcagattgttacatcccggtgttgaatcctctacagtaaaacacagtcaaactttacaccgtttagcgttagctgtcagcattgtaaccgtgtttaatccagctactagctagcggtaggctaacgttagctgctgtcgagtatagtgttaactagcgtcatgtgcagcggtgtttgtgtttcagagcatcagagagaagcgcagacatatcagtggcaccagatttcggtagccagggttggcaggaacaagtaaatgttccaattaataatccaggcagaacattctcgtttccctccttcattttacagtctaatggtggctagaacggctccgggtcaaacgtcaatatggaatggattaatctgcgttatttttttaacgcgttatttgttctcagattaattaatcaaaatgaacgcgttattttgacagccctaatatttacatatacatatatttacatataggtctatatacagatcagtctcaggataaaacttgtagttctgaaagttaagttgcacaacttaaggtcatgtttatgtatgtttgatgtatgccttagtgtgaggttgatgtcatttcagaaaatgttttctttaaaaattttacaatgtaatatggcacttaaatgcacttcatatgtttagttttttgagagatgatattgtaagcaatgtaggcaacaaaaatgtagctttttccgaaaatttaaccaaactattgcttattattgctcttcaataaaacaaaagtatttcttatccgattacttgatttatcgatggaataatcggaagaatacttgattactaaaataatcgatagctgcagccctaattgagACATTGACAACACTaccgtacggaagtcctgaTGGCTTGTTTAAAACACCCGTTTCTGAAtgcgggctgtgtgcatttctctgtggattgagcgttttgatactttcacagtatttgttTAGCTccttgacctgctttataaatataaaagacATCTTggtttttacaatatgggacctttaagaagtCTGTGTAGGAAAAAACAATCACTGACAGGGTGAGAAAACAAACCTAGAGCGCATCTTGCTTCCAGCAAATCGAATATGGCTGGTCGGCAAGAGAATTCCATTGGAGACGCCATTGGTTGTCTTTCCGTTCTGTACATCTCCTGGGAAGCCAAAGTTTCAGAAACCACCAATACATCTAGAGATACGGTACTTTATGTACCTTTATGAGGCACCATTCAAGATCTTTTGTTCATAAAATATATGACGTCAGACCTACCTGTTGCTGACTGGCACTTTTTTGGAAGCAAGAAAGTGTATGGCCTCTGTTTAAATGTCAAGTCAAACAGATACACCTAGAAGAACcataaatcattaaaaaaaaaaataaagtaaatgtttaaacacagaaacaaattaataacTCTCTCAACATTCTCTGTGTTCTAAGAAGCATTACCTGTTCACCACCCATGTTAACTAGTAGCTCAGTGCCATCAGGACTGAAGGTGACATAGGTGGCCACCAGGACCCTCAGGCGATTATTGTAGTCTGGGAGTTTCACTGGCAGGTGCCCTGGAGCATTTAAACAGAAGGTAATGTTATTCAACCACATCCTTCACAGTCACTTTCAATCTGCACATTTCCTGATGCCATTACTATATAATTACAACACAAATGTGCCCATTACATACATTTGATACCAGACAATTCAACCACATATGCACCTGCAACATAATACTGCCCGGCTCCGTCTGGGATGGGCTTCTGTCTTTCACAGAATGTGTGCACGGCTGCTGATGTGCTCTGAGTCATAGATTTCCTGTGCaacggaaagaaaaaaaacgtgtcaAAACCTGGAATGGGGAATGTACTACTTTTGAGTGGTTGTGGAATAATTATTATATAGAATGACATCAAAAACTAAACCAACCTGTAGTTGTTAATCATCCTGATGTCATAAAGGCGAACAAAAGGCCCGTTGGCTCCTACTGCCATGTAGTTGTTGTCCCGTGGGTTGACAGCTAGACACTTGGCCTCAACCAGCTGACCACAGAACTCCGTCAGGTCAATAAGCACCTCTGAGCGCTTACTGCTCTCCCTCAAGTCATACTGTCTGTAAATAACAAGGAGAAAGTAGACACATTACCTGTAGCAACATTAGGCGTGGGGTACCTTTGACTACACAAAAGGATTGAGGTGAGAAGGGGATTGTATTCTAACCTGATGACGCCATCCTCCGCAGCACTCCAGAAGGTGTTGGGCCACATGGGTGCTGTGGCGATGCGTTTGACTCTGTTCGTATGATCAGAAAACATATGGATGGTTTCCTTCACCGTCAGGTCATGCACATGGACCTTTGTGTCGGCTGCACCCGTTATCAAAATTCTGTCCCCGGAGTGAGGGAGGAACTGTatggacacacaaaaacaccagAATTAATTGATAAGTATAGACACAATGTTTTACAATGGCTTCTTTTTCAAACACATTGTGATCTGATTATTGCCAGTAGATCAAGGGATTACTAAGGTGTTTACACAGAGTACTTAAAGGACAATCCATTGATATTCCCTTTtccagtgatggagtactcgagtcaGACTCAAgactctattctctggactcgtgacttgacttggactcgcgGACTGATGACTTGTACTTGGGACTCGGACTAAAGGATATATAAAATCGGACTTGagcattcatgaaaaaggactcaGACATTGGATGAAGTGTCTGACTAAATAGGTTATACAAATTTGATATAAGATGTTACACTTTTCCTGTTTCGGGCTCCAAGACCGGCCGGGAAGCAGCTGGGGAGAAGTTCCATCCAGGGCTGATGTTCTTTTGGGGGCAACACCCTTTACTTCACCTACAGTATTAACAAAAGATGAAGTCACCATGTCTTGAGAAGCTTCTTGTTTATTGTTACctgttaactcactttacatcgtcTTTGGGATCTCTTTTTTCTCTGGCTTTTTCCTCACAGCCACAAATATGCTTCTCAGTCAGACACCGCCACCGCTCGCTCTCCTTACTTGACAACACACTCCCTGACGTCGCTCACTTAACGCTGCATTCTCGCTCTTACTATCACTACTCTCGTAACAAAGgaattgatattgatatatgcAACTGTAGTGCATGATTTGTGGGCTCCCTACTACAAGTTCACATTTGGAAAATGCAGAGAGATGCGCCCCGGATCATGAAGTTCACCTACACGGATTTTACATCCAATGCTGGAAAGAGCACCGCTAAATGTTGTTTCGAAAAAGTCAGTAAATAAACTCCCTTTGCAATCAGACAgtggtgtcatttttgtttaatatagACCCTCTTTTATTAGTATATCAGCTCTTTAACTGTGCCAGAGTGGAGAAATGTAGGCAGTCTtgacattcaacacacacacacacacacgcagacacacacgcagacacacacgcacgggactcgactacaacactgcccTTTTCTATGCAATGGATCAGTCTGATTCATGGCTTTAAATGCCACCTCTACATTATCTTACACTGTAACATCTTCCCTCCAGTAATTGACCTCATTCCCAAGCTTTCAGTCTGAAGCTACATTAGTTGGCCCCTGTTGTGATTTTTATGTGGAAACTGCAATAAAACTGTGCCTTGAACAGCCTCAACATAGTCAAATGTGTACAAAGATGGTTTTCATTTAAACAAGTCACTCATTACATGGCCAACAGTGCCACCTAATGTACTGGAAGTGTTTGTTGTTTAATCGAGAACATTTGTTAATAAATAAAGGGTGAGGTGAGGCAGAGCAAAGTGTCTTACCAGCAGTGCATTTTTGCATACGACTTCCagaattttacattttaagcgCATTACGAATAGATTCTCAATGTGTACTTAAATGAAGCCACTGTAAATGATTTCAGCCCACTTTCCCTCCTGCCATTTAATGCATCCATCTTACAATCAGTCCTCCTTACCTTTACAGAGAATATATTTGCTGCATGACCTGTGTGCATAGTTGTAAGCTTCTTGTGTTTGAATGGATCCCAGATGATGGCATGTTGATCATCTGAGCCAGAGGCCAGTAAACTGACAACAAAAAGAATTACCAGGACAAGTCAAGCAACATTTGTTTAGGCCCTTTAC
This sequence is a window from Sander vitreus isolate 19-12246 chromosome 6, sanVit1, whole genome shotgun sequence. Protein-coding genes within it:
- the wdtc1 gene encoding WD and tetratricopeptide repeats protein 1 isoform X3, whose product is MELLPSCFPAGLGARNRKSFLPHSGDRILITGAADTKVHVHDLTVKETIHMFSDHTNRVKRIATAPMWPNTFWSAAEDGVIRQYDLRESSKRSEVLIDLTEFCGQLVEAKCLAVNPRDNNYMAVGANGPFVRLYDIRMINNYRKSMTQSTSAAVHTFCERQKPIPDGAGQYYVAGHLPVKLPDYNNRLRVLVATYVTFSPDGTELLVNMGGEQVYLFDLTFKQRPYTFLLPKKCQSATGDVQNGKTTNGVSNGILLPTSHIRFAGSKMRSSSSELPAHLEMLKQQANDAFARQQWTQAIQLYSLGIHHASCNAMLYGNRAAAYMKRKWDGDHYDALRDCLKALTLNPGHLKAHFRLARCLFELKYVSEALECLDDFKGKFPEQAHSSACDSLDKDIKAALFTKTETAAEDKKANSSIRFHSFSRKESIPEDELVLRERSFDYKHRYCGHCNTTTDIKEANFFGSKGQYIVSGSDDGSFFIWEKETTNLVRILQGDESIVNCLQPHPSYCFLATSGIDPVVRLWSPRPETETENGRVVEDMESAAQANQRRMNADPLEVMLLNMGYRITGLRGVGLHGVGPDGSDDEDSSEGQVQCRPS
- the wdtc1 gene encoding WD and tetratricopeptide repeats protein 1 isoform X2, whose amino-acid sequence is MFRGEAMTAVNITRDILHRQIRDKRASGFQRVYHVTDPFIKRLGLEAELQGHTGCVNCLEWNERGDLLASGSDDQHAIIWDPFKHKKLTTMHTGHAANIFSVKFLPHSGDRILITGAADTKVHVHDLTVKETIHMFSDHTNRVKRIATAPMWPNTFWSAAEDGVIRQYDLRESSKRSEVLIDLTEFCGQLVEAKCLAVNPRDNNYMAVGANGPFVRLYDIRMINNYRKSMTQSTSAAVHTFCERQKPIPDGAGQYYVAGHLPVKLPDYNNRLRVLVATYVTFSPDGTELLVNMGGEQVYLFDLTFKQRPYTFLLPKKCQSATGDVQNGKTTNGVSNGILLPTSHIRFAGSKMRSSSSELPAHLEMLKQQANDAFARQQWTQAIQLYSLGIHHASCNAMLYGNRAAAYMKRKWDGDHYDALRDCLKALTLNPGHLKAHFRLARCLFELKYVSEALECLDDFKGKFPEQAHSSACDSLDKDIKAALFTKTETAEDKKANSSIRFHSFSRKESIPEDELVLRERSFDYKHRYCGHCNTTTDIKEANFFGSKGQYIVSGSDDGSFFIWEKETTNLVRILQGDESIVNCLQPHPSYCFLATSGIDPVVRLWSPRPETETENGRVVEDMESAAQANQRRMNADPLEVMLLNMGYRITGLRGVGLHGVGPDGSDDEDSSEGQVQCRPS
- the wdtc1 gene encoding WD and tetratricopeptide repeats protein 1 isoform X1, with product MFRGEAMTAVNITRDILHRQIRDKRASGFQRVYHVTDPFIKRLGLEAELQGHTGCVNCLEWNERGDLLASGSDDQHAIIWDPFKHKKLTTMHTGHAANIFSVKFLPHSGDRILITGAADTKVHVHDLTVKETIHMFSDHTNRVKRIATAPMWPNTFWSAAEDGVIRQYDLRESSKRSEVLIDLTEFCGQLVEAKCLAVNPRDNNYMAVGANGPFVRLYDIRMINNYRKSMTQSTSAAVHTFCERQKPIPDGAGQYYVAGHLPVKLPDYNNRLRVLVATYVTFSPDGTELLVNMGGEQVYLFDLTFKQRPYTFLLPKKCQSATGDVQNGKTTNGVSNGILLPTSHIRFAGSKMRSSSSELPAHLEMLKQQANDAFARQQWTQAIQLYSLGIHHASCNAMLYGNRAAAYMKRKWDGDHYDALRDCLKALTLNPGHLKAHFRLARCLFELKYVSEALECLDDFKGKFPEQAHSSACDSLDKDIKAALFTKTETAAEDKKANSSIRFHSFSRKESIPEDELVLRERSFDYKHRYCGHCNTTTDIKEANFFGSKGQYIVSGSDDGSFFIWEKETTNLVRILQGDESIVNCLQPHPSYCFLATSGIDPVVRLWSPRPETETENGRVVEDMESAAQANQRRMNADPLEVMLLNMGYRITGLRGVGLHGVGPDGSDDEDSSEGQVQCRPS